The Synechococcus sp. UW179A DNA window GGACCTTCCGGATGCCTGGCGACTGAAATTGTCTTACCGGAGCGAAGGAGGCAGGCTGGCAACCCTGAACAAAAGCGATCAGTTTGCTGCTGGCTGAGAAGCCTTTTGAACAAAGAATCAGATCAAAGACCAGAACATTCAAGAATGGAGTTGATCGAGAAACTCCATCACCATGCTTGGCAGAGGCTGCGGATCAATCGCCCCTGCACCGGAACAGACGAGTGCACCACAGGCGGCCGCATAGCGCACAACCTGTTCCACAACCGCAGAACTGAGCTGAAGTGGCTGGCCAGTTGAAGGGGTCAGTGTCACCAGTTGATGCAGCAGTCCTGCCGTGAAAGCGTCTCCAGCACCAGTGGTGTCAACAATCTGAGACGGTGCCAGAACCGGCATCGAACCGCGATGGCCGGCCATACACCAACGGACCGGCTGACCGCCATCGGTCACCAGAACATCGGGCTGCTGCGGCAACGAAGCACTGATCTCCGCGGGGTCACTGCTCTTGAACAGCCACTCGGCTTCTTCCCTGGCCAGTTTGATCAATGCGGCTTTCTCAAGAAAGGGTTGGATCAGAGCCAGCGCATGCGGGGAAGGACCTGCAACCGGGTCTGCAGACGGATCCCAGAAAGTGGGGCGCCAGTTCACATCGAGGGCAATCCGCACTCCGTCCCGTTCGGCCTGACTGACCGCAGAGCGCAGGGTTGCCGCAGAGGCCTCTGTGGCCAGAGGGATGGTGCCGATCAAAAGCCAGCGAGATTCCTCTGCCAGAGCACACCAGATCGGATCAAGACCGCTCTGATTCAAGGCCTGATCGGCAAAGCCTTCGCCGCGGTCGCCAGCAAATCCCTGAAAGACCCGTTCACCAGTGGAATCGCGGCGCACCAACACCACCCGACTGGGCCGTTGAGGATCAATCTGCAGGCCGCGCAGATCAACACCGCGGTTGGCCAACATCTCCTGAAAGTTATTGCCGATGACATCGGCACCCAGTCGACCGATGAAGGCGACCGGTGTGCCAAGACGGGCCAACGCGCAAGCCACGTTGGCAGGAGCGCCACCCAGACGGTCGTGGCAATCCAGTGGCGCAGCCAAGGCAGGATCACACCCCAGTGGTCCGAGCCGATCCACGAGGGCCTCACCAAGACACAGCACCTGCGGAGCGGAATCAGACATCAGATCTGCAGCGGCTAACAGCAGCGTGGCCAACAATTCCACCAACGTCAGGCAGCGCAATCGCTGTTCAGCGTTAAGGCCCGTTCAGTGATCCAGCAACGAGCAGAACATGCAATCAAGAACCTTCAGCAGTACTCCTCAGGCAAGGTGATTAAGCAAGACGCTCACGCAGTGCGGCGATGATGCGCACATTGGCAGCAGGGAAGGGGTAATCAGCCAGGTCGGAGGGCTTCACCCAGCGCACCTGCTGACTGGCCAGGGGTTGGGGATCTCCTGAAACCAAACGACAGAGATGAACTTCAAAGCGCAGCTTTTTGTGGCTGTAGGCGTGATCCACCGTTATCAGCCTGTCATCAACACTGACTTCAATAGCCAGCTCTTCGCGCAACTCGCGGCGGATGGTGTCTTTGATGGCTTCATCAGGCTCCTGCTTACCGCCTGGAAATTCCCATAGACCGCCAAGCAGTCCCTCGTTCAGGCGCTGATCGATCAGAACCTCACCATCGTCATTCAGGACCACACCCACACCAATCACCTGGAAGGGGATGTCACGTGGTGCCTCTTTCACGGGGTACTGCTGAGGGGAACCGGAAGCGTAAGCAGCGCACTGTGCATACCAGGGACAAACCTCACAGGCAGGACGACGGGGAGTACAGACCGTGGCACCAAGATCCATCAGTGCCTGATTGAGATTGCGGCTCAGGCCTGGAACGGCATCAATCAACCCT harbors:
- a CDS encoding carbohydrate kinase, whose amino-acid sequence is MSDSAPQVLCLGEALVDRLGPLGCDPALAAPLDCHDRLGGAPANVACALARLGTPVAFIGRLGADVIGNNFQEMLANRGVDLRGLQIDPQRPSRVVLVRRDSTGERVFQGFAGDRGEGFADQALNQSGLDPIWCALAEESRWLLIGTIPLATEASAATLRSAVSQAERDGVRIALDVNWRPTFWDPSADPVAGPSPHALALIQPFLEKAALIKLAREEAEWLFKSSDPAEISASLPQQPDVLVTDGGQPVRWCMAGHRGSMPVLAPSQIVDTTGAGDAFTAGLLHQLVTLTPSTGQPLQLSSAVVEQVVRYAAACGALVCSGAGAIDPQPLPSMVMEFLDQLHS